tttttaaaaaggtaaatggGTAAATTTTACATGACATATTTTATACATGGCCTATTCTCCAACTGGCCGTTTTTAATGACTGGGTACGTTTTTTATAGGTCAGACACAAGTGGTCCAGGTGGTGGGTCCGAGTCTTGCCTTTGCTACCCTAGGTCACGGTGTAGCCCCCTTTAACTTATATGAAGTGTATAAATGTACATTGCCCAGCCACCCGGACCCTGCTATATCATAACCAGAAGTGCAGCCTGGTGCTGATGTGAAGCCGAGGTGCGCATCCTGCTGCGTGTGTGAGCTGTATAGCTGTTGCGTCgagaaataaatgaaacttgGCCAGTTTGTTTCTTTAGCATTTAATTTtaacatacaaataattttaaatttttgtcttaaaatttatACACCAGCAGTTTAGACAAAGCCTTAAGCAAATTGTATATTATTGATCTCACATAATAAGGAAGTAGACATTATGTCCATGCCAGCAAATCTGTGTCAGAAGTATTTAGAGCAGAGGTTAGGAAGTGACTGTGCTTACGAAGTCCAGCCCCACCATCTGTTTTTGTATGGCCTGTGAGCTAAGAATGGTGTATGTTTCTGAGTGGTTTGCAAAAATCCATTTTATGATACTCGAAAGTCCTTTGAAATGAAGATTTGCATGTCTATAAATAAAGACTCATtggaacacacacaaaaaattttgatacttggtatctgtttagaagattgtccatttaatccagattttccaattttgttgagtacaggcctttgtagtaggatctgatgattttttaaaaatttcctcagtttctgttgttatctctcacttttcagttctgattttattaatttgaatactgtctctgtgccctttggttagtctggctaaggatttgtctatcttgttgattttctcaaagaaccagtttctggttttgttgatattttgtatagttctttctgtttctacttggtttatttcagccctgagtttgattatttcctgccgtctactcctcttgggtgtatttgcttgtttttgttctaatgctttcaggtgtgctgtcaagttgttaatgtatgctctctccattttctttttgtagttacttagagctatgagttttcctcttagtactgctttcagggagtcccacaagttttgatatgatgtatcctccttttcattaaattctaaaaagtctttaatttctttctttatttcttccttgaccaagtcatcattgactagagcattgttcagtttccaggtgtatgtgggctttccattgtttttgtcattattaaagaccagccttagtccatgttggtctgatagggtgcaagagattatttcaatctttttatatctgttgaggccagttttgtgaccaattatatggtctattttggagaaggtaccatcagGTGCTGAGAAacaggcatattcttttgttttagggtgaaatgttaaatccatttggttcataacttctgttagtttcattgtgtctctgtttagtttctgtttccatgatttgtccattgctgagagtggggtgttgaaatctcccactctTATTGTATGAGGCATGATGTATTCTTTGAGCTTtggcaaagtttcttttatgtatgtgggtgcccttgcatttggggcatagatgttcagaattgagagctcatcttggtacatttttcctttgatgagtatacagtgtccttccttatcttttttgattatgtttggttgaaaatcaattttatttgatattagaattgctactccagcttgtttcttggcaccatttgctttgaagattgttttccatccttttactctgaggtagtgtctgtctttttcacagaggtgtgtttcctgtatgcagcaaaattctgggtcttgtttatgtatctagtctgctagcctatgtctttttattggagaaatgagtccattgatattaagagatattaagaaaaaatgattgttgcttcctgtcacttttgttattggaggtggaattatgtttgtgtaactatcttcttttggggttgttggaagattactttcttgttttttatatgttgttatttccctccttgtgttggagttttcaatCCATTATTTTCTGAAGGGCTGGATTTTTGGGAAGAtcttgtgtaaatttggttttgtcatggaatatcttagtttctccatcaatattgattgagagttttgctgggtatagtagtctgggctggcatttgtgttctcttagggtctgtatgatatcagttcaggatcttctggcttttatagtctctggtgagaagtctgctataattcttataggtctgcctttatatgttacttcactttttccttactgttttttagtatttttctttgttttgtatatttgatgttttgattattatgtgacaggaggtatttctcttctggtgtattctatttggggttctgtaggcttcttgtatatttaaggacatctctttctttaggttagggaaattttcctctataattttgttgaagatatttactggccctttaacttgggagtcttcaccctcatctatacctattacccttaggtttggtcttctcattgtgtcttggatttcctggatgttttgggttcggagctttttgcattttgcattttctttgtcagttgtctcaatgttttccatggtatcttctgcacatgagattttctcttctatctcttgtattctgttggtgatgcttgcatctatgactcctggtctttttcttaggttttctatctccagggtagtctccctttgagatttctttattgtttctacttccatttttagatcctggatggttttgtttaattccttcacctgtttggttgtgttttttgcAATTCTTcaggggatttttgtgtttcctctttatgggcttctacctgtttccctgtgttctcctcagattccttgagaatgttatttatgtccttcttaaagtcctctaacatcatcatgagaagtgagtttaattctgtatcctgcttttccggtgtgatgtggtgttcagggcttgctatggtgggggaactgggttctggtgatgccaagtaacttggtttctgttgtttacattcttgcgcttgcctttcataATTTGGTTAACTCTATTGTTACCCTCACTCACTagttctgactggagactgtctttccatttatcttgcttgtgtcagaacttgtCAGGGTCCTGATGTCTCTAtgatcttgtgatcctgagctccagctgctctgagtgcagtgtctcttctaggatgtctcagggtaaggtgtctttgtgagagcagaccagctaggtgttcgctgctctgagtacattggttcctctagaatgtctcaggatatggtgtgtGCTGCTCTGAGTTCCGTGGCTCCTCTATGatgtctctgggtatggtgtccttTGCTCTGAGGTTGGTGACCTCTCTTGGATGTCTCAGTATATGGTTTCTACAAGGGTGCAGACCCGCTGGATGTCTGCCtttctgaggacactggcctctctgggatgtctcaggataaggtttcCACCAGGGTGGAGACCTGCTGgctgtctgctccagccactggaTCTGGAGAGGGGGCAAAAGGGGAGTGGTATTTTGCAGGGGTAGTGTTTGGGTGCCGGGGGGGGGGGTTCCTGCGAGCTTCCTGCTCCCAGCTGTGGCTTTGGGGAGTAGGGCAGTGTGCAACTGACcttacctgcctctctgaggacactggcctctctgggatgtctcaggatatggtttccacaagggtgcagacccactgggtgtctgctcccgcCACCGGGATATGGCTCTAGAAACATTTCCAATAAAAGTCCTTCATTTCTTGCTCAAGGAATATTATGGAAgtgaaatagaaactgaagaattCTTTGTAAAATCAGTTGCGTTGAAAggtgttttgttggggcaaacacttgaaggagtgttttcttgaagtggacacaggtaaaaGACTAGTGCAGAtttgtgaaggaacatttagctgaagcaggCACAAGAAAAAGATTCTTCTGCTAAAGCAAGAACATGAAAGGAAACCCTTGAAGTGCTATGAGTGACAGCATGGGGCTTTTCCAGTCTCTAAATTCTATGTTATTTTCATCACAAATATCAAACAAATGTAAATGTTGATGATTTGGTCCCAAGAGTCAATCACTAGACATTTACCATGAATAAGATCGGCAACACAAGGCAGGGAATTCTAGGCTGTTGAGATTGGGCTTCCAGGAAACACAGCAAAAGagtcttatttcattttttctgttttcatttttatacattttggcAAGAAAGGTGTGGgcatacatgcatatagaggCCTGAGGTTGATAATGTGTATCATCCTTGACTGCTGTTCTACTTATTCTTTGAAGCAGAGTCACTCAGTCAAACCCAGAACTCATCAAGATGACTAGTCTTTGTAGCGAGTGTGCTCTAAGAATTCACTGCCTCAAATTTCCAAGTCTATGATTACACACAGGTTTCCATCTTCAtgcaaaacacattaaaataaatacaaaattcaatGGGAATAGTTAATGTGCAAAAACATTAGCATTATCCATTCATTAGTCAATAGGCACTTCAGAACTTTCCATTTCTGAGTTATTGTAAGTAGTGTAGTGATGAACATGGATGAATATATACCTGTGTAGTAGGATACAGAGATTTTGATGTAGTTCCCAAGAATACTATAACTGAATTGAGATATTTTCTGTTAAAAGCATCAAAGAGATTGATCACATTAACAGTGGACCAATACTCTCTACTCTGGGCTTCTAAACTTCCCTATATCTTTCTGAAACCCCAGGAACTGGTCCATTTAATCTATGTTTAATCTTCAGACTTCTTCCTGTAGCGCATGTGGTAACAGTCAccacttctttttcctcttccttgttGAGTGTAGATTTGAAAAGTGAGAAAAAGTTGTGGCAAAGAAAAGCTGCTCCCCATAATTCTACATAttggtggacagcagtgaagaTGAGCATATGCACCACGGACAGGAACAAACATCTGTGTTCCTTGGGTGAGGCTAAACTAAGACCTAGGAAGCTTAGGATTGAGTGAGAGGGGCAGTTCAGGACTCAGCATTCTCAGGCTCTAATGGATGCTCTAATCATTCTTGGAAGGAGCTTGTAAACAAGGAGTAGCCTTTCTAAGAAGGTTTTAACCAGTTTTTTAAAGTTATACAAGGATTAAGAAGGTATTGAGGAGGGAATGGAAGAGGTAGTCCTTAGTCTTAGGGGCCAGGAGACTGGTATAATAATTACTTGGTTTCTAGGAAGATTGGGGCTGTGAGACTATTTCTAATGTCTGGGGAATGGAGGATGTATAGTTGGAAACTGAGTCATGAGGAGATGAACATTTGAGGACTTGACTCCTGAACATGGAAAGGTAGAGGGTGGAAACTAGAGTCCTGAGTCCTAAGAACATGGATTTCTGAAAACTTGGAATCCCAGGACCTGAGAAGTTGATGGTCTCTAGATTCTTGCTGTTCAAAGATGAAGGCCAGGGTCAGGATTCCTTGCTCCTAATGAGGAGGAGGTTGAATAATTGACTTCTGGGTCTTAGACAGGTGAAGAGTGAGTTGGTTCTCCTTTCTTGGGAAGTGAGACATGTGTTAGGTGAGATCAATACTGAGAAACAAGAACCCTCAATCTTGTGGGGCAAGGGTGGGTACAGAATGCCTGAGACTTAAAATAGTGCAGGGGTCTAAAGTCTTGATTCTGTGGATGTGGCATCTCGGAACTGAACTCTTGATTCTTGGTGTAGTAGGGACTGAACATCTTGCCTATTGGGTTCCAGAGAGTTGAAAACTGTAGGATCAAAATATGGGATCCTGAGATAGCTGAGGCTAGAAACAGACTTCTGGTGCTCACCTAGTAGATTATGGACAAGATAACCTAAGCAGTGGGAGAATGATGACTATCTGTCATCCTgtactcagaaaagaaaagaagaaactaggCTATTACTGGTTTAGAGTGTGGTAGGAACCTTGGGTTGCTGAACCACTCAACTTCTTTTCCTCAGGGTGTCAGGACTGTGAGCATTTCATCACTATGCTGCAGCTCATCTCCATTGTGCTCTTGGCTGCTCTCTTTACGGCTATCCTTGTCAAAGGTCAGACAACTGTAATGCTAGAGCTTCCTGCTCTAGCCTCCTGCATATGGGTGGAGGTGATACTGAAGCTGGGACTGTGGTCTTACATGCCTTCTAGGAACTAGGCAAGAGTTCTCTCAAGACTCTTGTTTAGCAAGAAGGAACTAGTTTCAAGGACATGGTCTGACTCTTTTACCTTTGTCACCATACTTCCCTGGGCATCAGGATTCCTCATCTTCAAATAAGATAGATTCAAATAAGATGTTGGAACTTGGACATGATGTTCCTGGGAACCCAGCACATATTAGTTAGATCTTGGTGTACCCTGCCTTTTCAATTTATTTGTGAATTCTACACATGAACAAAATGTTGTGATCAATTCCATTACCTCCTCCTTGTCTTTgagttcctcccctcttctccaccACTCATTTTCCTCCCAGTTTCATGGGCTCCTTCATTTTTATAATCCACTGAGTACACTTAGAGCTGTTTATGTACATGGGTTTAAGACCATTTCCTGTAGCATGAGTAGTCTCCTGGGGCAAAAGAACATTgatccttcctccatccttccctctctccatctcactCTCCCTTCTCCAGCAGCTTTCAGTTGCTTTTACTCAGCTAGAGTTGAGGCTTCCTGTGCCCATTCTCCATCTGTGTTGGGGTTTTGTCTAGTTTGAGCTTCTGCAGGTTTGAGCTGCAGTCACAACACTGTGGGGTCCAGGAAACCCTGTTTtgcagcagtcctctgctgcctatgactcttacaatctttctaccccaATGTCCATCATGATCCCCGAGGTTCAGGGGGAGGGCTTGTGTTAGAGATGTCTCATCTTTGTCTGGGCTCTCCACAGGATTTTATTCTATGTGCATTGAACAGTTCTGAGTCGCTATGTCAATTAAAACTTACTACAAAAAAGAAGCTTCCATAATAAAGATTGAGAACTTCTGGTCACCTAAAGGCTGGATCTCACAGACTTACCAAATCAGACCTCCctagtctctgtgtttctgtgtgtctgtgtgtctgtgtgtctgtctgtgtgtctgtgtgtctgtgtgtctgtctgtctgtctgtctgtctgtctgtctctgtctctgtctttctctctctgagctAAGAAGCAGCCTGAACAAATTAGACCTAATACctagtctctgtgtgtctgtgtctgtctttctctctctgtctctccctgtccgtgtctttctgtctctgtgtctgtctctgtctctctctttgtcagATCTAAGAATCATCTGTATGTGGTTTACCAGACTCCTGTGTTATGATGCCTAGCTTCTGTGTGTTCTTTGCTGAGCATGGTTTGCTGAATAAATCATGTGTTGTAAAACTTCATGTGCGTTCCTGAAAGTATAAGAAATTCAGATATTTCCCTTGTTTGGAGGAACATCTTTGGAAGCTCGTGTGGCCTAGCCCCACAATCCTGTCATGACAGCTAGCTCTCTGACTTTTACATGAAGCTCTTTTCCAGGTAATGAGTGGAAGCCTCTCTAGCTTTAATGtcccattttatctttttaaaattatagctatgttttctttataaaggcTTTCCAAACTAGTGGCTTGGTCATAGTCTTGAAGCAATTTAAATAAAGCTAAACCTTGAAGGATGAttatgtcatctcctttcctgaAGCAATGCATACTTTTTTATAGATTTATcaacatttagtgttttcattgtcttttcttgACATAGGCTCTGAGGTTCCTAGTTCCCAAGAGCATGATCAGAAAAAGCAACACATCCTCCAGAAACTGGACCAGCTGAAAGCTGAACTAGGTAACTGACCAGAAAGCAGCTCTTCAAGAGCATGGAAGGGTTTCTATAGGGGATGAGATGACTGAAGAGACTGGGCCTCTAATTCCTCAGTTTCTACATCTGTTGAATGAGAACacagattaacatttaaaatggcaCTTACTGGACACACTGGGGCATGCACACAGAAGACATTCAATGAACCCAGACTCCTATTGTCTGTTCTGACATATAAAGTCCCTGCTATTATCTGTATATAGGAGTTGTGACTAAGGCCCCCTGAATTATCTTAGAGGGAACAGAGTCAGGAAGTTAAGAGAAAAATAGCTGTCCTGGAGAGATAGCCTGGTGGATAAAGTATTTACTGTACaaacacgaggacctgagtttggatctgtCACACCAGAGAGAATTTGGACATAGCTACACATTCCCTAAACAGCAGTGGTAAAACTGGGAGCACTAGGTTCAGAAAGAACAAGTTTCAaagttgagaaaaaaatgaaagatattGTCTGCATAGATCaaataatcaaaattaataaaaatctatttctaattaaaaattttatttaaaatattactacAGAATTTCCCTCCCACCCTGTCAGCCTTCACATTCTAGGCACCCACAACTCTCTCAAATTTATagccttttaaatttcatttttattgtttcatatacataagagttttttaaaaaaataatgagagtGATGGATGAAAATCTCCAATATCCATTCCTGCctccacttgcacacacacagagaatacaaacaaacacatgtgcacatacatgaacaaaacacatacaagaaaaaaatcaaggagaATATAAGGAAATGGTTCCCCTTGTGCAGTTTCAATGATGGAAGAGGGCCAAATCTCAGGGACTTTAAAGGCTGAACTGATACAAGTACATTGATAACTTTGTATATCCACATGACTCACTCCACCTATAGACCACCTATGTCGCCCCTGCCCATGGGACTGGACACTCTTCCAAGGAAACTGTTACTTCTTCTCCACATTCCAGAAGAATTGGATGGAATCTGCTGCTGCCTGCAAAGACATGGGAGCCCAACTAGTGGTCATAAAAAGTAATGAGGAGCAGGTATGACCCCAGACTCCTAATGTAGTCTATGGACATGAACTCTAGCTAGATAAAATACTTATAAGGTATTTTTTACTACACTTGAAGAGGTGAGAATTGTACAGTCAGATATATACAAAGTGGGAACATGGATGCATGTATTAGGGAACATTTAATATGAAGGGGAATCTTTTAAAGTGCTGACCAGAGTTTAGCAAGCACTTCTATTGGTGTTAAATGTCCTGGTTTGGGGCCTGTAGGATGAGTTGATGGGTAAAAGTGCTTTCTAAGAAGCCCAGCTATCTGGAACTCACACAATAGGCATAGAACCACTtcttgtcctctgacatccacacacacatcttcatatccacacacacacacacacacacacacatacacacacatacacacacacacacacacacacacgaagtttATTATTCTGAGGAGAAAATTGAAGAAATCTTCAAAACCTAGAAATCGCCAGACTCTTGTAAGTTCGGAAAGCTCAGAGCAAGTTTCCCATCCCTTTATTTTAGCTCAACAAAGCATGTGAGACAAAGACAGATGCCAAAAATTAAGATCTATCAAGTCACACCACAACGCTTCTAAATTCTCCATCCCAGAGTGAGTTTGGCCTGATCTCTTCATGTctatgcctgcatgtgtatatgagtatgagtgtaaagatgtgtgtgtgtgtgtgtgtgtgtgtgtgtgtgtgtgtacccaatTTAAACACAAGTGTGCATTCATTGTTGCAGTAGAAAGCTAGGGTCTGACTGCAAGCAGAACTCTATACCGCGAtaccaataggacaaaatgagaagatgaCAGCAGAACTCCATCAAGACTTCTGCTTTCCCCTTCCAGAGCTTTCTCCAGAGGACTTCTAAGAAGAAAATCGATTTCTGGATGGGCCTGTCAGATGCAAAAGAGGAAGGCCAATGGCTGTGGGTGGATGGCTCACCACTGCAATGGAGGTAATACAGGGTGTTGAGGGTGTCTCCATGACCCATGTGTTTTTTACCTACTCCTTGGACTCCTAAGCATGAGAGTCTGTTTATTGGACTATTATTGAGGTGAGTTCTGACATGATTTTGCAATTCTACCACCTGATCTGAAGGAGATTACATCATGGTAGATATCGAAGGACTTTCTTCCTGAGAAAAGTGTGAATGGGATGGCTGTGATCACATGTGAGGATCTGATGATTCTTCCCACTCCCTTCTATAAGGAAATGGAATTGTCCACAAGCCCAATAGAGATGGGTATTGCAAAAACACCCAGGTAGTCAAATGAAAAGAATAACTGTTTTCTCTAAGGGTTGTGTTCTGCACAATATGCACAGATAATCTGAGACATAGGAGTATGCTTGCCTTCAAAATACTATTTGTCAGGCATAAAGTTCCATGGTACTGTAAGAGCTGTAAAGGAATTGCCCCATACTATGGAGAACATGAACATAAACAGCTGGGAGAATTTAGgccagggtttttgttttgatgtctGTGGAAAGAAATATATAGGATTGTATATCAGTCTAGTCTGGAATGTCAGTGGGATCTGAAATGTCATAATGTCCCATTTTCAGTGAGAGACATGCTTAGAGGTCACCTAAGAATCACACATGAGCAGAATCCAGCTGGCTGCTGCTTGTCTAGGCACTCTCCATTTGTATTAGTGTTAGCAAGTTACAGAGGAGCTGCTAATTGACTGAGACCATGTATCAGGGATTGTGGACAGAGGAATCTCAAGCCCCAGGATATCTGTTAAACAAGGCTTTATGCCCTAAATAAATAGGATAGAGAATTTGGGGAGGAGACTATAGTAAATACTGGGAAAATTGTACCTTGCTGAAGAACTTAGCCAATGCAGAATAAATGGGGACAGAGAAATGTAGTAAGGAATACAAAAACTACTGCTTTGCATCAAATCTTCATggcagttgtttgttttgttttgccatttGTCCAGGCTACCACTTGATTCTGCAAAACCTAAGATAATACTGCCTCAATTTCACAATTGGAGTCTTTTGAATTTTGTATTATAGCATATTGGTTTCTCATAGAAAGAACTTAAGCATGTTGTCAGGGTCTGAGTGAAGTatgacctccatatgcacatgggacagataagAAATGATCCCAGTGCCAGAAGTTAGAAAAGTTTGACATCATAGGGCTGGGAAAGAAGCTCATGTTCTTTGGGGTTTTTCAATTTCAGGAAGTATTGGTCTGCAGGTGAACCCAACAACCATGACAATGAAGATTGTGCAGTAATTTCAAATCATGGATGGAATGATTTCTCATGTTTAGCTGTGTCATTTTGGATCTGCAAGAAGCCTGTATTGCCTTGCTCTAAGTGAAATCTGTTCATCTCCATAGCCTAAAAACAGGGCCATTTATCATCTAGCTGAACTTTCAGTATGTTCATTTCAGTTCCTTCTGTGTTTCTATGGGTACTAGGGTCTCAAATATAGATCTGAATTCTAATTTTCCAGACACTTTGTCTTTAAACACTTGGGCCActgctctgttctctcctgtgcAAATCACTTACTTTGGGTTGAGGTTGTGatttttctccatgttttcatctttcttcctGAATTAATTTCTGGACTCCTTATCACTTGTGGAACTTTGACTGAGAATGTCCCTCGGAAGTTtgcatatttgaatacttggtccccagtaggTGGTGCTACTTGAAGGGGGCTATGCAACCTTTAGAAGATGGAACATTGCTAGAGAAAGTACATCATTAAGGGTGGGCTTTGGAGTTTATAGTCTCAcctcacttgctgttcttactcctcctcctgtGTGTGATTGAATATATGACCAGCCATCTTTCTGCTCCTATTGccattcttttccttcccctcttgTTGGTATGACTATCCCACCACAAAGAATTCTTATCACTTTGGTaccataagctaaaataaactgtTTCATCCTTATGCTGCTTTCTGCCTggttattttattatagcaacagaaaagtatttCAATCAAATCTAATGCATAAGAAGTGAAGTTGGTACAAAGGAATTGGGTATACTAACCATTTGGATTTCTGCAATAGGCATGACTATCGCTATCTGATGTTCTTGTTGGGGAACTTACATATCCAAATGTTTTTattaagagaagaaagaggtaCAAAGAGAGCATGAGCCATAAGCctattttctaaatgaaacatttttatctACAGCATTTGTCTCCTTTATCCTCCTAATTAGAGAATTGAAGTTTATTCTGGCCACTGTACCAAGTTACTATGTTTTTTAAACagacacattattttttataaaattaagtcCACCATCCACTTACAGTAGTCACACAGGGAATGTATATGGACATACTAGGGAGGACATTAAGAAAGTATTCTTATATTGAATAGCAGGTGAATACACAGTCTCAAGGCCACCCAAGAGTTCGAGAATAAGTGATAACTGAAGGCTTTGCATTAACCaagactgttgggagccgcagtgagccatgtcagtatccgccattccaagatggctcagacatcatgtcctcccactagtaaacaattatctgcgcaggtgcaaaggcagaaagcccgccaaagtcactggccaatcccgaggcgtaatattgggtgatgagtgaacagccaatcagaagtgaacacgtcactctagggtgtatttaagctgtgcctcttcctgtctttgccccttccatGGACTTCACttaagattaaagcctcgctgtggtgatacccgaatactgCCTCTCAAGTCTCATTCGTGAGCGaaaggggactcgggaggtgcGTGGAacaactggtgccgaaacccgagagtttcaaggcaacgtggaggcccccaagttttggggcgggttaaaagactacaggacgaggtacacctttggaagatatgcctggggtggcgtttgtggcaagctgatttaaactcaccgctgccgctccactagctagcctcttgcttacattacatttgtttttaacttatttgtgttgtgagaaagagggccactctagcataccataACCagggcatgttagccggcatcaggccagagagcctggggagatagagtactcaaaaggaacaagggctactacAGAGCTATTTAAGCTTATGGAACATCCACCGGCGGGTGGAGAGAGAGCGGAGGAAAAAAGACCCTCCTTTAttacagaatctttggggaaccggagcaagcaatgccagtgatagaacagatgatctttgaaaatgccacagctgaatacagtttgggagacacccttactaacACAGGTCtagcggcagctaatttacagagggctgcgGCCCTTTTCCAAGGTCAGGGATGAGATAGGCCCACACCATGGCcaggaagggaggctgtttgtgcttattccacaggtgaaaacaattcaatttgggtccctacgaggctggtacagattgtgaagaaggaagccagattgcaagattacgaccctgattctcctgacactgacgtttgatttggcgataagtataccactgtgggacatagttagatcttggcctgttcccttgccagtacattcaaatgctgaagtactgcctattgtttacagctattgagtgttacttggttgcctgtcctcagggcacaccggccagcagcctgagttatacaatgctacaagttttccattagattttacactttattttgtggcagcaaaactttataacataaaggtaatccacttggtgttgatttgagagaaaatagattacTTACATcgtgaaagattgtttttttgatttgcctat
This portion of the Arvicanthis niloticus isolate mArvNil1 chromosome 24, mArvNil1.pat.X, whole genome shotgun sequence genome encodes:
- the LOC143437490 gene encoding CD209 antigen-like protein C isoform X1; translation: MSICTTDRNKHLCSLGCQDCEHFITMLQLISIVLLAALFTAILVKGSEVPSSQEHDQKKQHILQKLDQLKAELDHLCRPCPWDWTLFQGNCYFFSTFQKNWMESAAACKDMGAQLVVIKSNEEQSFLQRTSKKKIDFWMGLSDAKEEGQWLWVDGSPLQWRKYWSAGEPNNHDNEDCAVISNHGWNDFSCLAVSFWICKKPVLPCSK
- the LOC143437490 gene encoding CD209 antigen-like protein C isoform X2, whose protein sequence is MSICTTDRNKHLCSLGSEVPSSQEHDQKKQHILQKLDQLKAELDHLCRPCPWDWTLFQGNCYFFSTFQKNWMESAAACKDMGAQLVVIKSNEEQSFLQRTSKKKIDFWMGLSDAKEEGQWLWVDGSPLQWRKYWSAGEPNNHDNEDCAVISNHGWNDFSCLAVSFWICKKPVLPCSK